CACAAGTGCTTTCTAGGGTGGAAGCTCTATACAAAGCACCCAAATAGAGGGATTCCCAATCGCGTTGTAAATTGTAAGCCAGTTGCTCGTCCTTCTCCGGAAACGGTATATTATGAACGCGAAAGATCCGAAAGGTCTCCTAAAATtgtcaattaaaatttaataattaatcgtGCAGTTGAGAGTTAACTAGTTAACGAGGAACACACCTGATACGTGTTTATACGAACTTCAGCTCGAATCGCACTTTTCTTTATATCAGAAATCGCTTGCATGACTGATGTAAAGCGGTCTAAACCTGTTATTACGATCTCCACTTCGCTGCGGAAGTTTTCTATGATATTTTGCAAATCAGTCATTCCTCTGACAGTTTCTTCCAATAGAAAGTTGCCGAGTACTTGCTTCCACTCGTTCGCGTGTTGCTTCATCCCCGTTAATAAGGGGTTCAGGTTAAGCCTAGTTGAAATTTAGGATAATTTagttatgaaatatttgtatgACTTCTTTTCATGAAAAGTCTCGAAGAGAAAAAGATTACCGTATGCTGTATAGATCGTGGTGAGGTTCCATCTCCTTCACCTCGTCAAGAATGCTGTCGTAGAAAGTGAACTTCTCGTTGTATTGAAAAAGAGTTGGCTCTGTGGCAGCAAACTTCTTCGCGGCCAGGTTTTTATCGAACGTCCAtagattactatattttttcCATCTCATTAGATAGTGCCAACATTCCAGAGCTAGTCTATGCGCTGACCCTTGAACTATTAGTATATTATCATTCACTACCTACGCAAAGGTATAGACAAAATTATACACTCAACCTAAACGCAGAAATCTTTAATAAAGATTAAAGAATTTCCAATCAGTTTTCGCTTctttaaaaaatgcaatttactTGAATACTCATCACATCCTCGAAGAAAGTGATGGTAGTCAACTGTTCAGAATCGTCTCGTTTCTGCGGTGTGTTTTCCAGACAGGTACCATTCATCCATCTAGGGAATAGTTTCAACGATTCCAATAAGTTTTTCACGTTCTGAAGAATGATGTTGTACATGTCTCCAGGAGATGGTCGTAGCACGACCTCTGAAGATATTAGCACAGCGTCCACTTGGAACAGTATGTTAGAGGACATCAATAACTTGTTAAAACACACCAGGTTCATCGTCATACATCTGAAACATCAGACAAGTATCAGCACACTTTTAATTACTGCTTTGGAATAAAAAGTAAGGCATTGTTTTTTGATTCATATCATCGAAGATAACGTACACTATGAACGAGGAGAATATCTTCTTCTCGTATTTTTCATAATAAAGTTGCATGGCAGGGCTCTTTCCCGTCGACGTCCCTAGCACTAGATTTTCTAATTTGATCAATGTTGGACTCATGGAGTGATAAGCTTTTGTCATCGCGATGAGGAGCTCTGTTCTTCGATTTTGTATCTCGTCAAAATACGTCTTTAAAACGAATAAGAAATCTGACGAAAATTGAAAGTATTGTAaaaaattcaagtttttaaCGAAGTACCTTGCAAGGCAATAATTCGCTGTCGTACAATTCAGGAGGAAGCGTGAACAAATTATAAGTTCGAAGTTCAGTATCAATTCTATTATCCATATCTTTCTTCATGAGATTTACTTGGTCGACGATCGAAACTAGATCTTTCAACAACTTCTCACAACTGTTCGTGTAATCTTGTATATTTAACGAGTTCCAAGTGAAACGCGATAGTCCAGGCTGAATATTCTTTTCGATATTTGACAGAGTTCTCTTTAGAAGCATTATCTGCAGCAATAAATAAAACTATTACTTATGTATCAATGTGtagatatgtacatatgtgagttACAGTACATCGGCCCTGTCCATTTTTTCTAATGCTTGATTGTACTGATTAATGACTCTCTCTGTCGCTTCGATATCGGTCCTCAATCGATCCTTTTGTATACCTGCCTCTTTCACTATGGGGGTCAATTCGAAGCCTAATAGTTCCATTAATTCCGCCTGTAACATTGTCTTCTGAATTATAATATTCTCAAAGCCTGTTCCATTCAGAACAATTTCACATTCGTCTTCGAATTAACGAATGTTTATAAGttgcaaaatattattgtatacgGATGAGCTCTTTTTTACGGAGATACCTCGTGGATAATGTCAAAAATATCCCAGTGAAAGTTGACTTCGAATCGGAGCTGACATTCTACGAGAATGGAGCCGCTCATGAAATCCATCCAAGTAACTTTTGCCCCTTGAGTAGCTTGTCTCTCCATCGACGAAGAGACGGAAGTTTTCTGATCTTTTTGAGACATAACAGATGTCTTTCCTTCTGTCTTGATGTCCGATCTCTTCATTGGAAGCACTTTCGAGCCTCCACCCACAGAACTACTCGTTTCTATGAAACATATTTACGTATAATTATCgcatatttaacaaataattgttaattaccaATGCTCGGTTTCGATAACACCATGTCGCCTTTCAGCACCGAACCCGCAGGGGTCGACACAGTCGAACCCATACGTTTGCTCTTCATTTTTCTCGTCATCTGAAGAACCTTCGTAGTTGCCAGCGTTTCGTCCGGAAATGTTAACACACCTTCAAGAATGaaactattaatattttattcgaagatgtaaaagaaaatgtgaaattaaCCTTTGTCTGGTTCAGAGCggatcatttttaaaatactttttttcATAGTATTCAATACTACAAACTCAGCCTTGTCGGCCCAAGTCTGAAACTTCGATTCTTCGAAAGCTTGCATCTGTTTGGCAATATCGACATACTGACTGAACGCTAACAGCTTTATGTCGCTGTGCTTTAGTTCTGGAATGCTTTGCATGGTCATTGCTGGCGTTTTTAGTCGCTGGAATAATTGTCGCACCCAGTATATGGCACCGGCCATTGGAGGGTGATATGTTAATAGTGGTGGATCTCGTTTTCCtttcaaacatttaattaattaagattGGGTTTCAGTGTGCATTGTATTCCTCTCGGAATCATCTCTATAAAGCTCACCTCTATTAAAAATTCCCTCGACGATACTAATTTCCTTACTGAACTGTTGCATGATAACATCAAACTTCCTCAGAAGTTGCTGATGAATAGTCTCCCTGGTTTTCACCTCCTTGAACGTAAGAAGCGTCTGCAGCGCATCTTCCGCGCTAATTAACACCATGAAACACTCGTCGATAAAGAATTTCGCCTCGTTCTCAAGGAACCGAACTTCCTCGTAGAACCAAATCATCGTGGCCTCCCAGTTGTCCCTGTTAAACTCgtcgaaaatattaaaatctgccTCCAGAATGGGCACAGTTAACCTGTCGACTCTTTTTATGACGGTATCGATTTGTGCCGGGTCACTGATGATGGCTTTCAAGTGTGGtccaaaaatattgtaaaaatcttGAAGCACGTTCGCTACTTCGTTCAATCCGTCGCAGACGGATGCGATGTATTCTGTTCCGTGAAACAATTGTTTCTGATCGAACTCCCATCGATTACCTTTACCGGACTCTTCGATTTCTTTCCGGTACTCGAGATACGACAGCTTCCATCTTTTCATCATAGTGCTGGCGCACGCTGTCCTCTCGATAATTTCCTCTAGTGGCAGTCTACGGTATGAGTTTGTTTGGAATTTGAATCTTCAAAAATGTAGAAGTACCTTACTTGAACAGATTTTTGATCGATAGGTTATTGATAACGTTTTGGCACAGCTGCCACGAGATTCGCTGCAAAAGTTCCATCATCTTATCTTCCGCGCAGTAATAACGCGATAGTATCCAAATCATTCTTAATCCTTCCGTCAATGATGGTatagattgagtgattgttttGAAGGACTTCGATTCCGCGATCAGCTatcattaacaaatattaattatccGAAAATCTAATGGTCTTCTCACTTTCATACAATACCTTGAAGTGTCTCAGAATAGTTTGCAAGAAATTATTATTGTCCCTAGCTTCGGTATAGTCTCTCCAAAGATCGCTGTAAAAGTATTCAAAGTTGGACGCAATGGGCGACATCACTTTAttcaataattccaaaattcttttgGCAATCGGGGTTTTTAATTGTTCCACCAGCATCAGTAACCCGACTTCTCGATCCTGCCAGTAATCGATCTCCGCTAATGGTCCTCTTCCTTGAGGCTCTTTCGAATGGAACGATTCCAGGACCTGGAAGGACATGAAGGACCTTGAGTGCAAATTTACGGTGTTCTAACATTTAATTAAACCGTAATGCATGCGCATAAATTAATTTCCTTGACTTTATTTAGAAATCTTACCTTTTGTATGTGTACACCCCAGGACATGGTCACCTCCTCGAGGTGTTCGATCACTTCTTTATTCTTCTCGAGCATCTCATCGGTGACGTTCGGGTCTTGGAGCTCCGGAATATCTGGCATGGTTAATAAAAGGTCTCCTTCGATACGATCTAATGTCCTAAATAAAGTATATTATGAAGTCTGTGTAAATTAGTTGATGTAGGAGTTCAGGACAAGATGAGAAGCTAACCATTCAACGCTGCTAACCAATTTATCCAAATACGTTAAGACATCGTGTTTGCTTTGATCGATCGAACTTCTTCGTTCTCCATCGTGCGCAGGGGGTTTCACTTCTACTTTGCTAAGTCTTTCCTCGAAAGTCACGGTAGATACTTTTATGTCGCTTCGTTTTAATCGTGCTTTACTTGGCCGGATCGGTTCGCTTGATATTTGGGAAGGTACGGGTGTAACACTGGTTTCTTCATCTTCGTGTACGTCTTTTTGTGATTTCCTTTCAGAAAATTTCCTAGCTAGCACCATGGATGCTCTACGAAATTCGGACGGCCTTCTAAGAATCGAGCTCTGttaatttcgaaaaatattttaacattaggTATAATCGCGAAATGAAACTACAGATTGAATTAGTATAATTAGCATACACGACTCTGGAGAATGTCCGCTAAATGATGTAAATCATCGTCCTCCGAGTGCTCATCTTTTACCAGTTCTACAAACTGTGGTCCTCTGAACTGACTCTCTACCAGTGGTTTGAACACCTGTAGAATTTTTTGTGCACAATTGAACAAATCTTGCAGATACAATAATTAAAGAGGGATTATCATACTTGGAGAAGTATCCTGTTCATGGAAAGCAGGTATCTTCCTTGCAGAGATCCAACGACCAAGTATTTTGCGATCTCATCGTTGCATTCTTCGTACGAGTCGAATGGTGGTATACCCTCATCGTGTGTTCTcaggaaataaaataatgtcaCGTCGTGTAAATCAGTTCTACTGCCATCCAGTTCTCCGCATATCATATGAAGGGCAGGAACCTTCTTTACTCTTTCCACCATTTTCTGtggatacatttttattaattttgggaACATCAGCAATCTGTGATTCAATTTTTGATATGTACTTTTGTGAGAATGTATTTGTCTTCTTCTCCAGGGGGTGGGACGAAAGATACGCTAACTAAAAATTCATTCCTTTGTCATTTTTTTATCGACTCATTGGACAGATGAATTATTTGACATAATTTTACCAGATGCAGTGCTTCTACTGTCATCTTTTCGGAGAGAAAACGTCGATGGTTCTCCACTTCCTAGTTCCCTCGTTCCTCCCTCATCCTCCCCTTCTTCTTCACCCtcctcttcttcgtcttcttcttcctcgtcgCCAGCTTCCGTTTCCGATTCGCTCACAGTAACCTTCGACGATTCTTTACTCGATTGCAAGGTCATCATAGACATCTCTAATTGTTTGAGTAACGCTAGTGGATCCAGTTTCGTATCTCGTTTGCCCTTCTTTGTTCTTTTTCTACTTTTCCGTGGTTTCCTCggtgttttttcaatttttccttttcaaataattgagaattactgtacaatTATTCTATGGCTTTCGAATATCGTTGTCGAAATATTTATACAACaccaaataataatttgaaacagtGTAGTTTAAAGTGCAATATTCAAATCAATTATTAAACGTGTAAGCAGTGAATGTATTTTCGAGTGCATAACTTTCACACGCTAGTCAAACAAATAATTGTGGACGAAACAGAGGAAAACTGTCGCAAGCtctaatataaaattcaagttaaataaaattgtatgagATCGTTTTCTCTTGGtacacaaaaaaaagaaaaatacagaTTACCAGGAGCACTTTGGATCAATCTACGACCCTTCCTTTTCATTGCAAGTGCTGTCAACGCAGCCAATTTGTTCACCTGTTTACCTGTTAACGTcgcgaaataaaattattgatctCTAGACACCTGGCACATAACATGGAACTAGATCAAAGTTTGATAAGATGTTAAAGTCACAAGTAGGTGACTCAAGGTTATGTGAAACTTACTTTCCCAGACATCAATTTCCTCTTGATGAACCTCAGTGGTGTAAGTTGCATAGAAGAAGATCACTTTTCTCTCGAAATCCATTACCCCGTACAAATCGAGTATCAGAAAATTCAGGAGTTTATCTTCGAGATATCGATTGTTCTCCTGCAGTTTCAAATCTGGTCACTTTGACGCAATTAATAAAATAGCACATTCGACTAATCATAGCAAATTTTAATTGTCAAGGAACAAGTAAAAAATTTTACTTAATCAGAAATATCTAGCATCAGAAAATGTGCGTGTAGAATAGTGTAGTTCCTAGACTATAGTTCCtaaaagtttttaataataaaaagcaaTTTACGTTGAGAAGTTTATAGAAAGCAAGTTCGTGACCACTTATCCCCAGAAACTTCATTACTTTGTTTCTTATCCACATGACTctgaaaatgaatttattactgTAGCCCAgaatgtattaattaaaatcgtCAGTTTGTACCTATAGTCCATGTGCAGCACAGAATGTCTACTGTGAATTGTCAAGTCACTGagatcatcatcatcatcttcATCGAGTTCGGTAACACTTTTTTCTTCGCCTTCTGATTCACTCATTTTCGCCTTAAAATTATCTCTGCTTTACTTAATCTGACACGAAGTTTAACTAACAcgtaatattaaacattttttaattatttgatctTCAAGCAAATGGTCtttccaaattaaaatgtttcagCAAGATTCTTTAACCTACCACCTAGCTTTGAGAATCGATTAAACTTGACTGCGAAATACGAGACCTGGTATATCGATGTTGCCATGGCAAGTAAACAAGATTGAGGGGTTTGGAAAGAATGTTggaaagaaattttagaatatcgATAGTCTGAGAGATTGGAAAGTGTAAGATGGAGAAATAGGGAAAAGAAGGCTGTAATTTGAAAaggaatatacatatttattaaaacatataACTAAACATACATACACTATTAATACACAATATATCCATATATTCGCATAATTTTTACCGTGTATCAAAATCTGTTCCTTGGTATATGCGATAATCAAgctctattttatttctctaaaacagtagttaattttattataattccgTACGTGTGTATCCCACATATCTATCACGAAGTGTTCACACTCTACAGTTAATCATATTAATTACAAATCTCCTGAatagaaagaataaaataatctcCAGTAGCGTACAATCTATTCTACGATATAATAATTACATCGACCCTTCTCTTACAACGTAAATGGTAACCAAAGTTAAACAATTACTCCTTCATTGATCATATCTGCCGTTATCTCGTCATCCACTCGTCTTCTAATTACAAGAAAAAGGACGAAACAGCAGGACATCACAGATTTCTTTCTACAACTAAGTTCTTCACTGGCCATTCTTTAGAAATCGTCTCTACGCGTCTTTCAGAGTCTCATTCTTCTTCGACGAAGTTTCCTGGGTCTTTGAAAGGACGCTCTCCTTTTTCTCGCTTTCGGCGGCTTCGGGTTCTATCAGTCCACCTAGAACAGCCTCCACGTATTCCTCTCTACCCTCGTCGGTATCGAAAGAGAATCCAATCGATGGTACGAACTCTGTTTTTACCACTGTCTTCCCATCTGTGGTGGA
This genomic window from Megachile rotundata isolate GNS110a chromosome 14, iyMegRotu1, whole genome shotgun sequence contains:
- the LOC143265771 gene encoding dynein axonemal heavy chain 10-like, producing MPDIPELQDPNVTDEMLEKNKEVIEHLEEVTMSWGVHIQKVLESFHSKEPQGRGPLAEIDYWQDREVGLLMLVEQLKTPIAKRILELLNKVMSPIASNFEYFYSDLWRDYTEARDNNNFLQTILRHFKVLYESEKTIRFSDN
- the LOC143265792 gene encoding uncharacterized protein LOC143265792; translation: MSESEGEEKSVTELDEDDDDDLSDLTIHSRHSVLHMDYRYKLTILINTFWATENNRYLEDKLLNFLILDLYGVMDFERKVIFFYATYTTEVHQEEIDVWERKIEKTPRKPRKSRKRTKKGKRDTKLDPLALLKQLEMSMMTLQSSKESSKVTVSESETEAGDEEEEDEEEEGEEEGEDEGGTRELGSGEPSTFSLRKDDSRSTASVSVSFVPPPGEEDKYILTKKMVERVKKVPALHMICGELDGSRTDLHDVTLFYFLRTHDEGIPPFDSYEECNDEIAKYLVVGSLQGRYLLSMNRILLQVFKPLVESQFRGPQFVELVKDEHSEDDDLHHLADILQSRSSILRRPSEFRRASMVLARKFSERKSQKDVHEDEETSVTPVPSQISSEPIRPSKARLKRSDIKVSTVTFEERLSKVEVKPPAHDGERRSSIDQSKHDVLTYLDKLVSSVEWLASHLVLNSYIN